tagctttatatgtatgaatcgaatgatgttatgaacatcattactacctcaatttttctggataaaactactggaaatgagaaaaatggatctagcttcaaaggatccttggatggcttgaaagttcttgaagcagaatcatgacacgaaaacaagttcaagtaagatttccactcgaaataagattgttatatttatagaaattgaatcaaagtttgaatatgattattaccttgtattagaaagatatattactataaataataaatatttcttgaggttggatgatcactctacaagattggaagtaagctagcaaacttggaagtattcttgattttatgaaactagaacttgtagaatttatgaagaacacttagaacttgaagatagaacttgagagagattaattagatgaagaaaattgaagaatgaaagtgtttgtaggtgtttttggtcgttggtatatggattagatataaaggatgtgtaattttgtttacatgtaaataagtcatgaatgattactcatatttttgtaattttatgagatatttcatgctagttgccaaatgatggttcccacatgtgttaggtgactcacatgggcttctaagagctgatcattggagtgtatataccaatagtacatacatctaaaagctgtgtattgtacgagtacgaatatgggtgcatacgagtagaattgttgatgaaactgaacgaggatgtaattgtaagtatttttgttaagtagaagtattttaataagtgtcttgaagtctttaaaaagtgtatgaatacatattaaaacactacatgtatatacattttaactgagtcgttaagtcatcgttagtcgttacatgtaagtgttgttttgaaacctttaggttaacgatcttgttaaatgttgttaacccattgtttattaaatcaaatgagatgttaaattattacattatcatgatatcatgatgtattaatatatcttatatcttaatatgatatatatacattaaatgtcgttacaacgataatcgttacatatatgtctcgtttcaaaatcattaagttagtagtcttgtttttacatatatagttcattgttaatatacttaatgatatgtttacttatcataatatcatgttaactatatatatatatccatatatatgtcatcatatagtttttacaagttttaacgttcgtgaatcgccggtcaacttgggtggtcaattgtctatatgaaacctatttcaattaatcaagtcctaacaagtttgattgcttaacatgttggaaacatttaatcatgtaaatatcaatttcatttaatatataaaaacatggaaaagttcgggtcactacacgtttgCTAAGGCAGCCCATTTTTTATGGTCGTTTTCTTggcccatttggcaagccgtttcccATAGTGTCAAGCCGTTTGGCAGGTCGTTTGGCTTCCCCTAGTTTTATGAATTCACTGGATCATAACTTGTtttccttgatcgtagcttggtttcttgtctttcaccgttttcgctttagaatcttcattttagctccgattctcttcatTCTTTATGCactgtcttcgtaatcacttgatgtTCAATTTCAACCGAAAAAGAGGGTATTTTGACGATAAAGatcggaactttattgtttttggtatTTAATACCGGGGGTGAAAACTTGACTTTTTAGCTAATATCAGGGTGCGCGACTGAAGTAAATTTTTTCACAATATTAATTTCTTCGCACCAACTTTTAAAGGGATCCTTCGCTATTTGGGCACCATTTCACTTACAATTTTGCGAGGGATACCAAATCTACAAATGATATATTCCCACACAAAATTTCACACTTGTACTCCTGTAATTGTGCGTAATACTTTCGCTTCCACCTACTTGGTGAAATAATCAATTGCCACAATCAGAAATTTTACATTGCCTACTCCCGCAGAAAATGGTCCCACAATATCAATCGCCAATTTATGAAATGGCCATGGCGAATTTACTAGAATCATGTCATGCCTTGATTTTCTGTTCTGCGGTGCATGCCTTTTGGCAACTTTTACATCTTTTTACTATTTTTGCAACATCGCGATATAAGGTTGACCAAAAGTAACCCAGCTGTATAATTATTTCTGCAATAGTTTTGTACCCAGGATGTAGTGCACAAGAAATGCTATGTACTTCTTCAATGATCATTTCTGCCTCTGCTGGCCCTACACAGCGCATTAGTGGCCCATAATAAGATTTGCGGTACAAGACATCATTTTCAATAATACACATAGGTGATCTTATGCGCACTAATCTTGCTTCATTTTTATCTTCTAGTAGCGTATAATTGCGCACATTTTCAATAATAGGATTCATCCAATTTGGTTGCGCTTCCTCAATAGCCGCAACAATTAATCCGCCATCAATTGCTTTGCTGGGCAATTCTTCCACCCAAACTTGCTTTTGGAAATGCAAAAAAGTTAAAGCTTCCAGTTTGCTTAGTGCATCTACTTTTTTGTTTTGACTTCTTGAAACTTGTGCAAGCTCAAAATGCTCAAACTTTTTCGCAGTTTCTTTCAGCAGTTTCAAGTATTTTTGCATAGAGAGTTCATGCGCATCAAATGAGCCATTAAACTGATTTGCAACCAACTGCTAATCAACATATGCACGTAACTTAGTTATATTCATTTTATGCTCAATGTTTAATCCAGCGAGTAGCGCCTCATACTCAGCTTCATTATTTGTAACATCAAAGTTAAAATGCAATGCGTATGTATGTTCCTCGCCACTTGGGCTTGTAAAAACTAATTCTGCACCTGCGCCTTTTGTGCATGATGCACCATCTGTAAATAAATCACATGTTCCACCTTGCTCAGGTTTCAACTCCGTTCTTTCATGAATTATTTCCAACTCGCCCGTCATTTCTGCGAGATAATCCACGAGAACTTGCCCCTTCATAGAAGTTCGCGGAAGGTAAGTTATTTCATAGGACCCCAACTCAATTGCCCATTTAGCAAGCCTTCTAGATATTTAGGGCTTATTTAGAACTTGTTTAACCGGCAAATCAGTTAAAACATGAATATGATGCCCTTGAAAATACCTCTGCAATCTTCTTGACGTTAAAAGTAATGTGTATACAAAATTTTCCATTGGCGCATAGTTAATTTCACTTCCCGCGAGTGCCTTACTTACAAAGTAAATTGGCTTTTGCATTTTCTCTCGTTCTGCAACCAACACTGATCCAAAAGCCTCATTTTCAATTGAGACATAAAGATATAGAATCTTGCCATTTAT
This genomic window from Rutidosis leptorrhynchoides isolate AG116_Rl617_1_P2 chromosome 2, CSIRO_AGI_Rlap_v1, whole genome shotgun sequence contains:
- the LOC139888681 gene encoding uncharacterized protein, with translation MTGELEIIHERTELKPEQGGTCDLFTDGASCTKGAGAELVFTSPSGEEHTYALHFNFDVTNNEAEYELVANQFNGSFDAHELSMQKYLKLLKETAKKFEHFELAQVSRSQNKKVDALSKLEALTFLHFQKQVWVEELPSKAIDGGLIVAAIEEAQPNWMNPIIENVRNYTLLEDKNEARLVRIRSPMCIIENDVLYRKSYYGPLMRCVGPAEAEMIIEEVHSISCALHPGYKTIAEIIIQLGYFWSTLYRDVAKIVKRCKSCQKACTAEQKIKA